A stretch of the Sorangium aterium genome encodes the following:
- a CDS encoding peroxiredoxin yields the protein MKRRFPIAVVFVVLAVVFAFASLLGCGAAERPDGGQGLIPVGATAPDVFAADQHGAIQRLSDQRGRAVVVYFYPKDGTPGCTEEACAFRDAWDRFTQANVQVFGVSSDTRESHEAFSIEHKLPFPILVDTDHTWATAFGVPMKLGTTARVTFLVDPDGKIAKVYPDVDPGVHADEVLKDAAQLTGAALPVAPAPAGSAAPAGADTAAPAATGAAPAATPAGAADPATAAPVATGTILPPAAPAAPPAKGSPAKR from the coding sequence ATGAAGAGACGCTTCCCGATTGCCGTCGTTTTTGTCGTACTTGCTGTCGTCTTTGCCTTTGCCTCGCTGCTCGGGTGTGGCGCGGCCGAGCGACCCGATGGTGGACAAGGGCTGATCCCGGTCGGCGCGACGGCGCCCGACGTGTTCGCTGCGGATCAGCACGGCGCGATCCAGCGGCTGTCCGACCAGCGGGGTCGGGCCGTGGTCGTGTACTTCTATCCGAAGGACGGGACGCCGGGCTGCACCGAGGAGGCGTGCGCGTTCCGCGACGCGTGGGATCGCTTCACGCAGGCCAACGTGCAGGTCTTCGGCGTGTCTTCCGACACCCGCGAGTCGCACGAGGCGTTCTCGATCGAGCACAAGCTGCCGTTCCCGATCCTCGTCGACACCGATCACACCTGGGCCACCGCGTTCGGCGTGCCGATGAAGCTCGGGACGACGGCGCGCGTGACGTTCCTCGTCGATCCCGACGGCAAGATCGCGAAGGTCTATCCGGACGTGGATCCCGGGGTGCACGCGGACGAGGTGCTGAAGGACGCCGCGCAGCTCACGGGCGCCGCGCTCCCTGTGGCGCCAGCGCCGGCGGGCAGCGCAGCGCCGGCCGGGGCGGACACCGCGGCGCCAGCCGCGACCGGGGCGGCGCCCGCGGCGACGCCTGCGGGAGCGGCGGATCCGGCCACGGCCGCTCCTGTGGCGACGGGGACGATTCTGCCCCCGGCGGCCCCCGCGGCGCCCCCGGCGAAAGGTTCGCCGGCGAAGCGGTGA
- a CDS encoding DUF433 domain-containing protein: MTDQSLLERITAQSDIMDGKPVVRGTRLTVPFLLGLLAHGATVDEILEEYEGLSREDIQACLLFASRSLEQTSFLPSLMEAS, from the coding sequence ATGACAGACCAGAGCCTGCTCGAGCGCATCACCGCGCAAAGCGACATCATGGATGGGAAGCCGGTCGTGCGCGGTACTCGGCTCACGGTGCCGTTCCTCCTGGGCCTGCTCGCCCACGGCGCCACTGTGGACGAGATCCTCGAGGAGTACGAAGGCCTGAGCCGCGAGGATATCCAGGCCTGCCTGCTCTTCGCCAGCCGCTCCCTGGAGCAGACATCGTTCCTGCCGAGCTTGATGGAAGCGAGCTGA
- a CDS encoding transcriptional regulator codes for MLTVVQPPTGGQGEGAPARRRRPRSPALLLTDVERMRLRAAVRNLRALYGTWACLAEVMGVSAGSLQQLASGNGGSHAMALRAAKAAGTTLDRILGRPVAADRCPHCGRGAP; via the coding sequence ATGCTCACGGTAGTCCAGCCGCCCACCGGCGGCCAAGGCGAAGGTGCGCCCGCACGGCGCCGTCGCCCCCGTTCCCCCGCGCTCCTCCTGACCGACGTGGAGCGCATGCGGCTCCGCGCCGCCGTCCGCAACCTGCGCGCCTTGTACGGCACCTGGGCCTGCTTGGCCGAGGTGATGGGCGTCAGCGCCGGGTCGCTCCAGCAGCTCGCCAGCGGCAACGGCGGCTCGCATGCGATGGCCCTGCGCGCTGCGAAGGCCGCCGGGACCACGCTAGATCGCATCCTGGGCCGCCCCGTCGCGGCTGACCGCTGCCCGCACTGCGGCCGGGGTGCCCCATGA
- a CDS encoding serine/threonine-protein kinase, producing the protein MRLRAGDRVDHYTLVKPLGEGGQGAVWKVIDPREGGVVRALKLVRLEEAGRQSFDRARREAKILASAKHPALVACHGFFEDMHAGLVGLVMDFVRGRSLAVAASDGQLDGQRALAALEQVASALAYVHGAGLVHRDLKPDNVLLADGFWSDPRRPGAVKLLDFGIAASAGNPRPLTSLGAVVGTIPYMAPELVDPATWGRAEGPSRDLFAFGIMAWEVLFHNHPTGLASSATLVDYARAYKAAQAGRIVWPPRGLAGPWGAAVEASLALSPLQRPANGAALLEILRTSAAHANPEAAGVPAAAGPLSPLLSAPTLPHQVATTPMTSPPVPAVAIAQPAKMTPPRGAPVPATQPAKMAPPPIASVIITPPQDLSPPPAPPAHGLSPAGRRNGWRLATLALVISVIGAATAWIAGGGTELLVSLVASREEPMAGSIPPLSPPSAASVTLPSTVPEPPQVPAASTPEIEACCPSHLVCKGPTKLRCPRCTGAAPSLPRAALWWLRLSSVFGPDAQDMTRSRPYSKVCMRIGDPPVCAPFFKIGSRNGDEVNRLAVTTEDVEDMRIQFSIDGSAYLPGRVKSPPVLVSALCGGLYVYIDDPERDDIKLAVYLDPRTSEGP; encoded by the coding sequence ATGCGGCTCCGCGCAGGCGATCGGGTCGATCACTACACGCTGGTGAAGCCTCTCGGCGAGGGCGGGCAGGGCGCGGTGTGGAAGGTTATCGATCCGCGGGAAGGCGGCGTGGTCCGGGCCCTGAAGCTCGTCCGCCTCGAGGAGGCCGGGCGGCAGAGCTTCGACCGCGCCCGGCGCGAGGCCAAGATCCTCGCGTCGGCGAAGCACCCGGCGCTTGTCGCCTGCCACGGCTTCTTCGAGGATATGCACGCTGGGCTCGTGGGCCTGGTGATGGACTTCGTGCGGGGCCGGTCGCTGGCCGTGGCGGCGAGCGACGGTCAGCTGGACGGCCAGCGCGCGCTGGCCGCGCTCGAGCAGGTCGCCTCGGCGCTCGCGTACGTGCACGGCGCGGGGCTCGTGCACCGCGATCTGAAGCCGGACAACGTGCTGCTCGCGGACGGCTTCTGGTCCGACCCGCGGCGACCTGGCGCGGTCAAGCTGCTCGACTTCGGCATCGCGGCGTCGGCGGGCAATCCGCGGCCGTTGACGTCGTTGGGGGCGGTGGTGGGCACGATCCCGTACATGGCGCCGGAGCTCGTCGATCCGGCGACGTGGGGCCGAGCCGAGGGACCCTCGCGCGATCTGTTCGCGTTCGGCATCATGGCGTGGGAGGTCCTGTTCCACAATCACCCCACCGGCCTTGCGTCGAGCGCGACGCTTGTCGATTACGCACGCGCTTACAAAGCCGCGCAGGCGGGGCGCATCGTGTGGCCGCCGCGGGGGCTCGCCGGGCCGTGGGGCGCGGCGGTGGAGGCCAGTCTCGCGCTGTCGCCGCTCCAGCGGCCGGCGAACGGGGCGGCGCTGCTGGAGATCCTGCGGACGAGCGCTGCGCACGCCAATCCGGAGGCAGCCGGCGTACCCGCGGCAGCAGGGCCACTGTCACCGCTGCTGTCCGCGCCGACGTTGCCGCACCAGGTGGCGACGACACCGATGACGTCGCCGCCGGTCCCGGCCGTGGCCATCGCGCAACCGGCGAAGATGACGCCGCCGCGGGGCGCGCCCGTGCCCGCGACGCAACCGGCGAAGATGGCGCCGCCGCCGATTGCGAGCGTGATCATCACGCCGCCGCAGGACCTCTCCCCGCCGCCTGCCCCGCCTGCGCATGGCTTATCGCCGGCCGGAAGGCGAAACGGGTGGCGGCTCGCGACGCTCGCTCTCGTGATCTCGGTGATCGGCGCCGCGACGGCATGGATCGCGGGCGGCGGGACCGAGCTCCTCGTCTCCCTCGTCGCCTCGCGAGAGGAGCCGATGGCAGGGAGCATCCCGCCGCTCTCGCCCCCGTCCGCCGCGTCGGTGACGCTCCCGTCGACGGTGCCGGAGCCACCCCAGGTGCCAGCCGCGAGCACCCCGGAGATCGAGGCGTGTTGCCCCTCGCACTTGGTATGCAAGGGGCCGACGAAGCTCCGCTGCCCCCGGTGCACCGGCGCGGCTCCGTCGCTGCCCAGAGCCGCGCTGTGGTGGTTGCGCTTGTCGAGCGTGTTCGGTCCCGACGCACAGGACATGACCAGGTCCCGCCCTTACTCCAAAGTGTGCATGCGCATCGGCGATCCGCCCGTGTGTGCGCCGTTCTTCAAGATCGGGTCGCGGAATGGCGACGAGGTCAATCGCCTCGCAGTGACCACCGAGGACGTCGAGGACATGAGGATCCAGTTCTCCATCGATGGCAGCGCGTACCTGCCGGGGCGCGTGAAGAGCCCGCCTGTGCTCGTCTCGGCGCTGTGCGGAGGGCTCTACGTGTACATCGACGACCCCGAGAGGGACGATATCAAGCTCGCCGTTTACCTCGACCCCAGGACGAGCGAGGGGCCCTGA
- the deoC gene encoding deoxyribose-phosphate aldolase: protein MAIFGNDSGAAPGVVRQGREVTYPDFSSPTVDKVMVEERAAGLGKRSIKGPAKVAGLKLAISMMDLTTLEGKDSPGKVEQLCQKALRPHERADIPSCAAVCVYPKLVAVAKRAVSGSTVKVASVATAFPSGLSTLAVKLADVRQAVELGADEIDMVIDRGAMLSGEYGAVYDEIAATKQACGRAHLKVILETGELGTYDRVRKASRIAMLAGADFIKTSTGKITPAATPPVTLVMLEAIRDHAQATGRRVGMKPAGGIRTAKQALHYLVLVKETLGDAWLTSDLFRFGASTLLNDVLMQLEKERTGAYQSGDHFSKD from the coding sequence ATGGCGATCTTCGGAAACGACAGCGGCGCCGCGCCCGGCGTGGTGCGCCAGGGCAGGGAGGTCACCTACCCCGATTTCTCTTCGCCCACCGTGGATAAGGTCATGGTCGAAGAGCGCGCAGCCGGGCTCGGCAAAAGGAGCATCAAGGGCCCCGCCAAGGTCGCCGGCCTCAAGCTCGCCATCTCGATGATGGACCTCACCACCCTCGAGGGGAAAGACTCCCCGGGAAAAGTTGAGCAGCTCTGTCAGAAGGCGCTCCGGCCCCACGAGCGCGCGGACATCCCTTCCTGTGCGGCGGTGTGCGTCTATCCCAAGCTCGTCGCCGTGGCGAAGCGAGCGGTCTCGGGCTCGACCGTCAAGGTGGCCAGTGTGGCGACCGCCTTCCCGAGCGGCCTGTCCACGCTTGCCGTCAAGCTCGCCGACGTCCGCCAGGCGGTCGAGCTCGGCGCCGACGAGATCGACATGGTGATCGACCGCGGCGCGATGCTCTCCGGCGAGTACGGCGCGGTGTACGACGAGATCGCCGCGACCAAGCAGGCGTGCGGGCGCGCGCACCTCAAGGTGATCCTGGAGACGGGCGAGCTCGGGACCTACGACCGCGTCCGCAAGGCGAGCCGCATCGCGATGCTCGCGGGCGCCGACTTCATCAAGACCTCGACCGGGAAGATCACGCCGGCGGCGACGCCCCCGGTGACGCTGGTGATGCTGGAGGCGATCCGCGATCACGCGCAGGCGACCGGCCGGCGCGTCGGGATGAAGCCGGCCGGCGGGATCCGCACCGCGAAGCAGGCGCTCCACTACCTCGTGCTGGTCAAGGAGACCCTCGGCGACGCCTGGCTCACGAGCGACCTGTTCCGCTTCGGCGCGTCGACGCTCCTCAACGACGTGCTCATGCAGCTCGAGAAGGAGCGGACGGG
- a CDS encoding sigma-70 family RNA polymerase sigma factor encodes MSHGDRPRRPLSPDQQALVAEAVPLVERLCGHFLRRTRAHYVADDLRSAAVQALHEAALGFDPARGVPFQVYAWRRVDGALSDALRQESKHWRAAREDGYDAAEAAQDTSDVLADGDAETIAQADGMADQVAAAAVLGLVGRALTAQGEEGERLRATYDRAIRAVEAALSRLPDEERRVLVLRHVEERTWQAIGAALGCSERTAKRRSAEAQRRFAAALRADRERAQGGAAAPDRVGLAGATSG; translated from the coding sequence ATGAGCCACGGCGACCGGCCGCGGAGGCCCCTGAGCCCTGACCAGCAGGCGCTCGTCGCGGAGGCCGTGCCGCTCGTCGAGAGGCTCTGCGGCCACTTCCTCCGGCGGACGCGCGCGCACTACGTGGCCGACGATCTCCGCTCCGCCGCGGTCCAGGCGCTCCACGAGGCCGCGCTCGGCTTCGATCCCGCCCGCGGCGTCCCCTTCCAGGTCTACGCGTGGCGGCGCGTCGACGGCGCGCTGTCGGACGCCCTGCGGCAGGAGTCGAAGCACTGGCGCGCCGCCCGCGAGGACGGCTACGACGCCGCCGAGGCGGCGCAGGACACGAGCGACGTGCTCGCCGACGGCGACGCCGAGACGATCGCGCAGGCCGACGGGATGGCCGACCAGGTCGCGGCCGCCGCGGTGCTCGGCCTCGTCGGCCGCGCGCTGACAGCGCAGGGCGAGGAGGGCGAGCGGCTCCGCGCCACGTACGACCGCGCCATCCGCGCGGTGGAGGCTGCCCTGTCGCGGCTCCCGGACGAGGAGCGGCGCGTCCTCGTGCTCCGCCACGTCGAGGAGCGGACCTGGCAGGCGATCGGCGCGGCGCTCGGCTGCTCGGAGCGGACCGCGAAGCGGCGCAGCGCGGAGGCCCAGAGGCGGTTCGCCGCCGCGCTGCGAGCGGATCGGGAGCGCGCGCAGGGCGGCGCCGCAGCGCCGGATCGGGTGGGGCTGGCTGGCGCGACGTCCGGGTGA
- a CDS encoding alpha/beta fold hydrolase, with product MDLCVHRFRDDGAQPTGLTLLLLHGFLDAGSTWDLVAEPLARAGHDVVAPDQRGFGRSARVGAGSYYYFPDYIADVAALVDALAPARLGVVGHSMGGAVAVYYAGAFPGRVERLALLEGVGPPASGPEVAVARVEAWLRQMAGLDRAPRRLSSMKDAIARLVANHPRVPRDVLATRAPLLTREEPDGGLAWAYDPMHRTTSPLLFQVEAFMTFLDRIACPTLLVSGGPTGWHPEDEAERVARLKRAEHVELPDAGHMMHWSAAAELAERLGEFFAAGGDAGGAAGAVGQGITEGAEAASGTGSLEDGNKRA from the coding sequence TTGGATCTCTGCGTCCACCGCTTCCGCGACGACGGCGCGCAGCCGACGGGCCTCACGCTGCTGCTGCTCCACGGCTTCCTCGACGCCGGGAGCACGTGGGACCTCGTGGCCGAGCCGCTCGCGCGGGCGGGGCACGACGTCGTCGCGCCGGACCAGCGCGGGTTCGGTCGGAGCGCCCGCGTCGGCGCGGGCAGCTACTACTACTTCCCCGACTACATCGCCGACGTCGCGGCGCTCGTCGACGCGCTCGCGCCGGCGCGCCTCGGCGTGGTCGGCCACTCGATGGGCGGCGCGGTCGCCGTGTACTACGCGGGCGCGTTCCCTGGCCGCGTCGAGCGCCTGGCGCTGCTCGAAGGCGTGGGGCCGCCGGCGAGCGGCCCCGAGGTCGCCGTCGCGCGCGTCGAGGCGTGGCTGCGCCAGATGGCGGGGCTCGATCGCGCGCCGCGGCGGCTCTCGTCGATGAAGGACGCGATCGCGCGGCTCGTGGCGAACCACCCGCGCGTGCCGCGCGACGTGCTGGCGACGCGCGCGCCGCTGCTCACGCGGGAGGAGCCGGACGGCGGGCTCGCGTGGGCGTACGATCCGATGCACCGGACGACGTCGCCGCTGCTGTTCCAGGTGGAGGCGTTCATGACGTTCCTGGACCGCATCGCGTGCCCGACGCTGCTCGTGAGCGGCGGGCCGACGGGGTGGCACCCGGAGGACGAAGCCGAGCGGGTGGCGAGGCTCAAGCGCGCGGAGCACGTCGAGCTGCCGGACGCCGGGCACATGATGCACTGGTCGGCGGCGGCGGAGCTGGCGGAGCGGCTGGGCGAGTTCTTCGCCGCCGGAGGAGACGCCGGGGGTGCGGCGGGCGCCGTGGGGCAGGGAATCACGGAAGGAGCCGAAGCAGCGAGCGGAACCGGGTCGCTCGAGGACGGAAATAAAAGAGCTTGA
- a CDS encoding nucleotidyltransferase domain-containing protein, producing MSRNWDQTLKDWAETIDATDEERGSRAREAIKEAIRSASNLKHKKIDVAVTGSYRNNTNTRADSDIDVAVVLHDVAFYAFPADGSVTQEMLGLQGSSYAFDSFRNDVEAALRAHFGASNVAAGNKALDVRASGARLDADVAVFLKHRRYTGKKTAAGEWEYFDGVELRPRNAPALRVINWPDQHYKRGVAKNEATNRRFKRVVRIFKHLRADMAAQGDLEQKSAAGQVSSFVLECLVHNVPDTCFNLEDGGYMKDTKAVLSWLLRATQPGADSSALTEVSGMQPLFHGPARRTPEQAYAFLKAAWRRVRGAELLPR from the coding sequence ATGTCAAGGAACTGGGATCAGACGCTCAAGGACTGGGCCGAGACGATCGACGCCACCGACGAGGAGCGCGGCAGCCGCGCCCGCGAGGCCATCAAGGAGGCGATTCGCAGCGCGTCGAACCTGAAGCACAAGAAGATCGATGTAGCCGTCACCGGCTCCTACCGGAACAACACCAACACGCGTGCCGACAGCGACATCGACGTGGCCGTCGTGCTGCACGACGTCGCCTTCTACGCATTTCCTGCCGACGGTTCGGTGACGCAGGAGATGCTCGGGCTCCAGGGTTCGAGCTACGCCTTCGACTCCTTCCGCAACGACGTCGAGGCGGCGCTCCGGGCCCATTTCGGCGCCAGCAACGTCGCCGCCGGAAACAAGGCTCTCGACGTCCGCGCTTCCGGCGCTCGGCTCGACGCCGACGTGGCGGTGTTCCTGAAACACCGCCGCTATACCGGCAAGAAAACTGCAGCCGGAGAATGGGAATACTTCGATGGCGTCGAGCTGCGCCCGCGCAACGCGCCCGCGCTGCGCGTCATCAACTGGCCGGACCAGCACTACAAGCGCGGCGTCGCGAAGAACGAGGCGACCAACAGGCGGTTCAAGCGCGTGGTCCGCATCTTCAAGCACCTGCGCGCCGACATGGCCGCGCAGGGTGATCTCGAGCAAAAGAGCGCCGCCGGACAGGTGAGCTCGTTCGTCCTCGAGTGCCTCGTCCACAATGTGCCGGACACGTGCTTCAACCTGGAAGATGGCGGCTATATGAAGGACACGAAGGCTGTCCTGAGCTGGCTGCTGCGCGCCACCCAGCCCGGCGCCGACAGCTCTGCGCTGACGGAGGTGAGCGGGATGCAGCCGCTCTTCCACGGGCCGGCGCGGCGGACGCCAGAGCAGGCCTATGCGTTCCTGAAGGCGGCATGGCGGCGGGTTCGCGGCGCGGAGCTGCTCCCCCGATGA
- a CDS encoding RNA polymerase sigma factor, with product MNPWGPYDGPARVLTIAEIGAQEPHIRSALRGLGVPAVDIDDVLQDVVLGAWISSQAGRYRPDPAREPLDALRRWLFGVCRFHCTHYHKRAFRRREVPVDDPWATTGEERADPWHVGERIDAAKALMAIAAMPLWAREVLVLAALGHGGTEIAGILRIPLGTAGSRLRLARARLARKLRRRR from the coding sequence ATGAACCCGTGGGGCCCGTACGACGGCCCCGCTCGCGTCCTGACCATCGCCGAGATCGGCGCGCAGGAGCCGCACATCCGCTCCGCGCTGCGCGGCCTCGGCGTGCCCGCCGTCGACATCGACGACGTGCTCCAGGACGTCGTGCTCGGGGCATGGATCAGCTCGCAGGCCGGTCGATACAGACCCGACCCTGCGCGCGAGCCGCTGGACGCGCTGAGGCGCTGGCTCTTCGGCGTGTGCCGGTTCCACTGCACGCACTACCACAAACGCGCGTTCCGTCGGCGAGAGGTGCCGGTCGACGACCCGTGGGCGACCACGGGTGAGGAGCGCGCCGACCCTTGGCACGTCGGTGAGCGCATCGACGCGGCGAAGGCGCTCATGGCGATCGCTGCGATGCCGCTCTGGGCCCGAGAGGTGCTCGTCTTGGCGGCGCTCGGGCACGGCGGCACCGAGATCGCCGGCATCCTGCGCATCCCGCTCGGCACCGCGGGCAGCCGGCTGCGGCTCGCGCGGGCTCGCCTCGCTCGGAAGCTCCGACGGCGGCGGTAG
- a CDS encoding serine/threonine-protein kinase yields the protein MTSVDEPLSPGALFQGRFLIDRLLGRGGMGEVWAAVDTALERPVAIKIIHRSLAGEARYAERFLRETKLAARVAHPNIVRLYDAGRAADGRLFMVMERASGVPLREIIAGGARLDAVRALHYAIQIADALSTAHEADLVHRDVKPENILVSDGVRARLVDFGVAKDARGVGLGLTGQGRAVGTSRYMAPEQVAGGAVDARADLYALGVVLYEMLAGAHPYAVLDEASGIGETEIQAAHVHLQATPLPEVLPGCPEALWTAVARCLAKRPEGRFARAAELAAALREVARNAVTAERAADDAGARQLLSEAADAARERAIRERAGTPREERAASTVQLAAALPGQGVMPGQGVMPGSAAPGADARSRLAMAQRFRVEPAWGLGAARAGNALGTGSEAGAETAPSPTLPGEGGAAGTEVEAQIAPGAAARAMWTGALVSTEKQNGAAAVGPGAGSPMSTETWEGVAALMAGVTAGERLARTEPWEQAKAGAGLRATRGALSRTRGGLVVALLLGLVALLAVLVVTLVEV from the coding sequence GTGACGAGCGTCGATGAGCCGCTGAGCCCCGGAGCGCTGTTCCAGGGGCGCTTCCTGATCGATCGCCTCCTCGGACGCGGCGGGATGGGCGAGGTCTGGGCCGCCGTCGACACGGCGCTGGAGCGGCCGGTGGCGATCAAGATCATCCACCGCTCCCTCGCGGGGGAGGCGCGTTACGCCGAGCGTTTCCTCCGGGAGACGAAGCTCGCCGCGCGGGTCGCGCACCCGAACATCGTGCGGCTGTACGACGCCGGCAGGGCCGCGGACGGGCGGCTCTTCATGGTGATGGAGCGCGCCTCGGGCGTGCCGCTGCGGGAGATCATCGCGGGCGGCGCGCGGCTCGATGCGGTGCGCGCGCTCCACTACGCGATCCAGATCGCGGACGCGCTCTCGACGGCGCACGAGGCCGACCTCGTGCACCGCGACGTGAAGCCCGAGAACATCCTGGTGAGCGACGGCGTGCGCGCGCGGCTCGTCGACTTCGGCGTGGCGAAGGACGCGCGGGGCGTGGGCCTCGGGCTCACAGGGCAAGGGAGGGCGGTCGGGACGTCGCGCTACATGGCCCCGGAGCAGGTCGCCGGGGGCGCCGTGGACGCGCGCGCGGATCTGTATGCGCTGGGCGTGGTCCTGTACGAGATGCTGGCCGGGGCGCACCCGTACGCGGTGCTCGACGAGGCGTCGGGCATCGGGGAGACGGAGATCCAGGCGGCGCACGTGCACCTGCAAGCGACGCCCCTGCCGGAGGTGCTCCCGGGCTGTCCGGAGGCGCTCTGGACCGCGGTGGCCAGGTGCCTTGCCAAGCGGCCCGAAGGGCGGTTTGCGCGGGCGGCGGAGCTCGCGGCGGCGCTGCGCGAGGTGGCGCGGAACGCGGTGACGGCAGAGAGGGCCGCGGACGACGCGGGCGCGCGGCAGCTCCTGAGCGAGGCGGCGGACGCGGCAAGGGAGCGGGCGATCCGGGAGCGCGCGGGGACACCTCGGGAGGAGAGGGCAGCGAGCACGGTCCAGCTGGCGGCGGCGCTGCCGGGGCAGGGCGTGATGCCGGGGCAGGGCGTGATGCCGGGGAGCGCGGCGCCGGGCGCGGATGCGCGGAGCAGGCTGGCGATGGCGCAGCGGTTCAGGGTCGAGCCGGCGTGGGGGCTCGGTGCGGCGCGCGCGGGGAACGCGCTTGGGACCGGGAGCGAAGCTGGCGCGGAGACGGCACCTTCACCGACGCTGCCGGGGGAGGGCGGGGCAGCGGGGACCGAGGTCGAGGCGCAGATTGCGCCGGGAGCGGCGGCGCGCGCGATGTGGACGGGCGCGCTCGTGAGCACGGAGAAGCAGAACGGAGCGGCCGCGGTCGGGCCGGGGGCGGGCTCGCCGATGAGCACGGAGACGTGGGAAGGGGTGGCCGCCCTCATGGCGGGTGTCACGGCGGGAGAGCGGTTGGCGAGGACGGAACCCTGGGAGCAGGCGAAGGCTGGCGCCGGCCTGAGGGCGACGCGGGGGGCGCTTTCTCGGACGAGAGGGGGGCTGGTCGTGGCGCTGCTGCTCGGTCTCGTGGCGCTCCTTGCCGTTCTCGTGGTTACGCTCGTGGAGGTATAA
- a CDS encoding sigma 54-interacting transcriptional regulator: MRADSRSQPTTEEHRPPSAGDGERGHPVLLAAFPGVVALSIPASGEVVGRAWLVSAGLPDAEVSGRHLSFSRTGGRLQVEDVGSRNGTYLNGVPLRAKQRTGLDDGDVVRLGKTLLVYREAFTGALSPAPPLGRLVGPWGLTAVRAELLALAARREVNVLLQGETGTGKELLAEAVVEALGRRGKPFAAVNVAGIPASVFEGQLFGWKRGAYSGAVGDSRGVLRAHQGGAVFLDEIGELPLEVQPKILRLLENREILPVGEDRPVRVEVALIAATNRALEAMVERGAFRRDLLARFLVRIDLLPLRERPEDVFAVLQALRERRGTPFDARETEVEAVERLMLERWPANVRDVERLAAMIGPSAPLTQHAVERALGPPAARVALTREAAEQVLAECRDNQSEAARRLGVSRGKLRRLLGLA; this comes from the coding sequence ATGCGCGCCGACAGCCGTTCCCAGCCCACGACCGAGGAGCACCGGCCCCCGTCGGCGGGCGACGGGGAGCGCGGTCACCCCGTCCTCCTCGCGGCCTTCCCCGGGGTCGTGGCCCTGTCCATCCCCGCGTCCGGCGAGGTCGTCGGCCGCGCCTGGCTCGTGTCGGCAGGCCTCCCTGACGCCGAGGTGTCGGGCCGGCACCTCAGCTTCTCCCGGACGGGAGGTCGCCTTCAGGTCGAGGACGTCGGCTCGCGCAACGGCACGTACCTCAACGGCGTTCCGCTCCGCGCGAAGCAGCGGACGGGCCTCGATGACGGCGACGTCGTGCGCCTCGGCAAAACGCTTCTGGTCTACCGCGAGGCCTTCACCGGCGCCCTGTCGCCGGCGCCGCCGCTCGGTCGCCTCGTGGGCCCATGGGGTCTCACCGCGGTGCGCGCGGAGCTCCTCGCGCTGGCCGCGCGCCGCGAGGTCAATGTGCTCCTCCAGGGCGAGACCGGCACGGGCAAAGAGCTCCTCGCCGAGGCCGTCGTCGAGGCCCTCGGGCGCCGGGGCAAGCCGTTCGCGGCCGTCAACGTCGCGGGGATCCCCGCGAGCGTCTTCGAAGGCCAGCTCTTCGGCTGGAAGAGGGGCGCCTACTCCGGTGCTGTGGGCGATAGCCGCGGCGTGCTCCGGGCGCACCAGGGGGGCGCCGTGTTCCTCGACGAGATCGGCGAGCTGCCGCTCGAGGTGCAGCCGAAGATCCTGCGCCTGCTCGAGAACCGCGAGATCCTCCCGGTGGGCGAGGACCGTCCGGTCCGGGTCGAGGTGGCGCTCATCGCCGCCACGAACCGGGCTCTCGAGGCCATGGTGGAGCGGGGCGCGTTCCGTCGCGACCTCCTGGCGCGGTTCCTCGTTCGGATCGATCTCCTGCCGCTGCGGGAGCGGCCGGAGGACGTCTTTGCCGTGCTCCAGGCGTTGCGCGAGCGGCGGGGCACGCCCTTCGATGCGCGGGAGACCGAGGTGGAGGCGGTCGAGCGGCTCATGCTGGAGAGGTGGCCGGCGAACGTGCGCGACGTGGAGCGCCTCGCGGCGATGATCGGCCCCTCGGCGCCGCTCACGCAGCACGCGGTCGAGCGGGCGCTCGGCCCGCCCGCCGCCCGGGTGGCGCTGACCCGGGAGGCGGCGGAGCAGGTGCTCGCGGAGTGCAGGGACAATCAGTCGGAGGCGGCGCGCCGGCTCGGCGTATCGCGAGGCAAGCTGCGCAGGCTGCTGGGGCTGGCCTGA